Genomic window (Prosthecochloris aestuarii DSM 271):
AATGCCGAGTCCTCATCTGCCGCCGCGATGAAGTCCCACGCGGTGGCCTCGCATCTCGATGGCTACATCCATCGCCTTCATGCCATGGAACGTCTCCTGTTTCCTCAGCCTGTCTTCTTCAGCGCAGGATTCATCGTGAGAGAATCGGAATGCAGCATTTGCGGCGCGGAGTACGGGGAGTGCAGCCATGTCAAGGGACGGCCATACATGGGGAAACTCTGCGCACGGATTGTCAAGAAGGCTGACCTTCAGGAAGTCTCCGTGGTCTCTGACCCCGCAGACAAGCATTGTCGTGCGTTGCATTATACTGACGACGGAGTAACGAAAAACGTTTTCACCCAACGAGCGATCAAGGACCAAGACGCCGAACAATCGCCTCCAGCATACCCCGGAGGGCGCACGGACGCGCCCTCCGGGTCTGCTGAGGCGTGACGTTCACCCGCCCTGCGGTCGGGTGAACGTGGCCGCGGATCGGGCATCCGCCTGTCCGCCCGCCTGCGGGCGAACAAGCGGATGGAGCAGACACTCCGCACCGAAAAATAAATTTTCCGCCGCGGAGCACTGCTCATCCGCGGCCACGTTCACTCATCCTGCCTTCTGAAATACGTCGTACAATAACTTATAAATTAATGGACGCCCCTATGTGTTAATATAGATGTCGCGCCTAAAGAGGAGACATCTAATGGGTTATTCGCACGCCGTGAGACACAGTATTCTGAAAAAAGTGCTTCCGCCTGAGAGCAGGAACATAGCAGAAGTCAGCCGGGAAACCGGAATCAACCATCAAACAATCAGGAATTGGATCAAGCAAGCTGAATCAGGTATCTTGGCAGATGGAACACAAGACAGTTGTCCCCGTTTCCTGACCCCTAAGGAGAAGTACGAGTTGGTTGTCGAGGCCGCCGGCATCGATGATGAACAGCTCGGTGAGTTTCTCAGGGAACGAGGGCTGCATACAGAACATCTCACCATCTGGGATC
Coding sequences:
- a CDS encoding transposase — protein: MGYSHAVRHSILKKVLPPESRNIAEVSRETGINHQTIRNWIKQAESGILADGTQDSCPRFLTPKEKYELVVEAAGIDDEQLGEFLRERGLHTEHLTIWDQELRDMVDKKSEQQDKENKELKKKVRELEKELQRKEKALAEAAALLVLKKKLSALTKENEDD